The genomic segment CGTATTGGTTGTCTAAGATAATGGTGCTACGTCAGTAGTTTGTTGCAGGCAATTGCACAAGCCTCACAGGCCTTGGCACAGGCCTGACAATGGATATTCTTGTGTTGGTAACATTCTGTTGCACAGTTGGAACAGATCTCAGCGCAAATGCTCAGCAGCTTCTTAGCATAGAAACTTTCCATGGACATCAATTGTGCGAGCATGGAACAAATGGTTGAACACTCCATACTCAGGGCAATGCATTGGGCCAGGACCGCGATATCTTTTTCCGCTGTGCATCTCATAACACAGTGCTGACACGCCGTTAAACACCTCCAGCAAGCTTCGATGCAATCCTGATGTAATTGTATATTCATGACTGTCTTTAGTTATAGATAAAAGCTAACGTGTCGATTGCGCAGCCACAAGGCAGTCAGCAAGATACTTCCGTATCTGATCAACATCTTCCTGCGTGATTTTTCCCGATTGCAATTTATTTAATAGCTCGTTTTTAATCTCAGTGATTGCGTGCTCTTTATCCATTGCTTCCGCGGCTGTTTTAACGTTAATACGGTCCACAATTGTGCGTCCCAGCTTTTTGTATAGTTTTTTTGCTTCCTCATTGGACAGTACCGGTGCAGGTATATTAGCCACAGCCTCATTGGCTGCAGCGATATTCGCGTAAACAACGGCCTCTGTGTTTTTTGCAGCTGCGTCTTCAGCCGTCGCCATTGCATCTTCGGAGGCTAGGGCAGCTTTTTCTTCAGCATGTTGCATCCGGTCTTCAGCTTTCTGTTGTGGAGTCTGGTTATCACATGCCATTACCAACACGATGCTGGTGACAAATGGAAGAATCATAGAAATTCGTGTCATAACACATGCATTTAAAGTTTTATAAATAGTCCATATTATTTTAAATAGAACAGGTGTAGAGAGTAAAACGTTTTTTATTTTAGTCCAACTAACATCGTCCGGCTATGGTTCTTTGGGTAAATATTGTTTCATATTTAAAAATCAGCTCATGAAAACACAAACTAATTTCAAGACTACACGTACTGGTAAAGGCAATACGGTGCTCAATAAGAATAATCTTGATAGCAGAGAGTCGACCGAAAATATGTTTAAAGGCGAGGATATAACACACAACAAAAAAGAAATCAGAAGCGAAAACAAGAAAAAAGATACAAAATGATTATTAATTGATACGATTGTACCCCGTGCTACTGAAATAATTTAGCCAATTTAGGGTATGACTTATATCCTTCAGCAAATAAAAAAGATCGTTCCATTGCTTTTCATTGGTTACGCACTGGTGTCCTTGTGCTCTTCAAAAGATGCTCAGCCCTTTGACTTTGCCACATCGCATGTGTCGGGACTCTCTTCTGAAAAAGAAAACGGGATTTTTCAGGCAGATCCCACCATTTTCTATTACAAAGGCTATTATTACCTTTATGGTACAAATGTCGACGCTGATAGCCTTAAAGGATTCAAAGTCTATCGATCAGCAGATCTACACCATTGGACTGGTCCAATAGGAGCGAACGCGGGTTTCGCTTTAATTAGTAAGGATGTATTTGGGACAGTAGGATTTTGGGCTCCGCAGGTTTGGGAGGAAAACGGACGGTTCTACATGGCTTATACCGCAAATGAAAACATTGCGATTGCAGAAAGCGATTCACCGATCGGCCCCTTTAAGCAAGAGACAGCCAAACCTATTATTGCGGAAGGCAAGCAGATTGATCCTTTCGTATTTGTAGACAAAGATGAAAAAAAGTATTTATTCCATGTCCGGCTCACTGATGGAAACCGAATATTTATAGCCGAACTAAAAGATGATTATTCAGGTATTAAGGAAGAGACGCTTAAAGAGTGTCTTCATGCGGAACATGGCTGGGAAAATTCAGCCGCTGTGACGTGGACCGTGAGTGAGGGACCTACCATACAACGTTTCGGTGAACTATACTACATGTTCTATTCAGCTAATGATTTTAGGAATCCCGACTACGCTGTGGGCGTGGCTGTTGCGAAGCAGGTTTATGGGCCATGGACCAAGCTCGAAGGAAATCCTTTCCTAAGCCGAAGGAACAGTGGTTTTTCTGGAACTGGTCACGGTGATTTATTCCGAAGCGGAGAACAGTGGTATTATGTTTGCCATACCCATTATTCGAATTCTCAGGTAGCCCCTCGGCGGACCGCGATCATACCAGTTGATTTTGTGGCAAATAGTAGAAACCTATTGGTGCCGAAGTTTAATGGTGAAAAATTTAGACTGTTGGAAGCCGAGGACCGTTGAACTCTCAAAGATTCCACGCTGCTATTACCAGATGAAGAGCAGAGAAATTCTAATTGGAAAAATATTATTCAACAATGGGACTGGGGTGATTTCGAAGAAACATCCAATCATCCCCGAACTGCCCCGCAAGACCGAAGCTGAGGTACAATCCACCGGATAATAAATGAGTTTGTCTTCCAATTGTTAGATCAGGTAGACAGAGATCCGGTCTATGCGGCTTAGATCGGAATATGAATCCAACTAAGGTAAGCTAATCAGTCTTTTTGGGAATTGCCGGATTTTCGACATTTTCGTCCCAATCCAAATTATCGTCTTGACGATTACGGCTGGCCTCCTGAGGCGCCTCGCGCTCCATTTTCCCGGGCTTGGAGTTCTCGGCTTCTTTGTCATTTGAGTCCTTTGTTTCAGGTCCGTTGAATAATCGCTTTCCAAACCACCTATTGCTGAAATAGTATGCAATAATTAAACCTTGTTTTACTATCGTATGCTTTACAATGCTTTCCATCTGATATTGAATTTTGATAGGGGTGCGCTTGATGCAAGCCTTCACTTATCCATAGAACAACTTTGATTGGCGATTGGTTTAACGTAGTCGTGTCTGATAACGGCAATTTTACATATTCATAAAAACCACATAGCAGGAACGGCGGTTCTCATACTGATGTTCTGAAACGGAAGAAGTTATGCAAGTAAGACTTATATTGAGTGTTATCGCGCTGATTGTTGATGTACAAACAGAAAAAACGACCGAAGCGCTGAATACTGGTAATTCCAATGAATGGTATACAGAGCCAGGGGTGTGGCTTTTTGTATTCATTTTTATTTTTGTCATGACACTGGTAATTGTAAGAAAGTACCAGAAGAAAAAAGAGTGATGTAAAATAGAGGATCAAAATCCATTTTGCTGTTTATTATAAGTCATTCAGCATATGATCCGGAAAAGGTTTGACGA from the Sphingobacterium thalpophilum genome contains:
- a CDS encoding glycoside hydrolase family 43 protein — translated: MTYILQQIKKIVPLLFIGYALVSLCSSKDAQPFDFATSHVSGLSSEKENGIFQADPTIFYYKGYYYLYGTNVDADSLKGFKVYRSADLHHWTGPIGANAGFALISKDVFGTVGFWAPQVWEENGRFYMAYTANENIAIAESDSPIGPFKQETAKPIIAEGKQIDPFVFVDKDEKKYLFHVRLTDGNRIFIAELKDDYSGIKEETLKECLHAEHGWENSAAVTWTVSEGPTIQRFGELYYMFYSANDFRNPDYAVGVAVAKQVYGPWTKLEGNPFLSRRNSGFSGTGHGDLFRSGEQWYYVCHTHYSNSQVAPRRTAIIPVDFVANSRNLLVPKFNGEKFRLLEAEDR